The following proteins are co-located in the Eublepharis macularius isolate TG4126 chromosome 5, MPM_Emac_v1.0, whole genome shotgun sequence genome:
- the GADD45B gene encoding growth arrest and DNA damage-inducible protein GADD45 beta, translating into MTLEELVSCANTEEKMKSVSEAVEDLLVAAQRQGCLTVGVYESAKLMNVDPDSVVLCLLAIDEEDEDDIALQIHFTLIQAFCCDNDINILRVSGMDRLAAVLGESPQDNTEPRDLHCILVTNPHTGSWKSQGLAEVASYCEESRCNNQWVPYISLQAR; encoded by the exons ATGACTCTAGAAGAATTGGTTTCTTGTGCCAACACCGAGGAGAA GATGAAATCGGTCAGCGAAGCCGTGGAGGATCTCTTGGTGGCTGCCCAGAGACAGGGCTGCCTGACCGTTGGGGTTTACGAGTCTGCCAAACTCATGAATGT CGACCCTGACAGCGTGGTCTTGTGCCTGCTGGCCATCGACGAGGAAGATGAGGACGATATTGCGCTCCAGATCCACTTCACGCTCATCCAGGCATTCTGTTGTGACAACGACATCAACATCTTGCGTGTCTCCGGCATGGACCGCCTGGCGGCCGTCCTGGGTGAAAGCCCTCAAGACAACACGGAGCCACGCGACCTGCATTGCATCCTGGTGACG aATCCACACACGGGTTCGTGGAAGAGCCAAGGTTTGGCCGAGGTGGCCAGCTATTGCGAAGAGAGCCGTTGCAATAACCAGTGGGTGCCCTACATATCTCTCCAGGCACGCTGA